Below is a genomic region from Prolixibacteraceae bacterium.
TCTCCAGATAAAGATGCTGCGTAGAATGCTTCTTCTCTAATTTCTTTTAATTGGTCGTTAAACACAATCTCTTCTAAAGCAGTATAACTGAATGCACTCTCTCCAATCAACTCTAAATTAGTTGCTTCAGATAAATCTAATCGGGTGATTTGTGATCTAAATGAATCAAAACCTGATGTACGAATCTCTTTTACATTTATTCCTTCAATCTTAGCAGGAACAGTAACAGTAGAACCATCCTTCCAATAGTAATCTAATGTCAAATATTTGCCATCAGGGGTTTCATGAATCCTATAAGACCAATCAGAATCATTATATAATTTTATTGATATTGAATCGTTTGTATTTCCAGATCTATTGGACGCAACAAACCTTTCAAGTCTAACTGACATCTCTTTGACATCTACTGTTTTCGTTAAACTTAATGTGTAGTTTGCACCACTTCCGACAAGATTTGATACCTTTCCATTAGTAACAGCGAAGTCAGTAGTTTCAAGACCAACAACTTCTTCATCAAAATTGACATTCACATCCAGTGTTTGCCCATTACGAATATTAAAAGAGCTACTAGCCAATGTTGCAACAGGTTTCTTTGTGCTTGTTGGGTTGAAGTCATAAGAAGCTGTAGCCGTGAAGTTTCCAGCAATATCAGCCACCTTGTTATCTAACAACGTGATTTGATAATCATTGCTGTTATTTGACTTAAGGTAAGTCAATTCATATTTAGATCCACTTACTTTAACAAGATTCGAAAGTGTTCCATTGATTACATTAAAATCAGTCAACTCAACACCATATACGTTTTCTGAGAAGTTAACTGTAATCTTCTGCTGTTCTCCGTTAAACAGTCCATTAATAGTTGTCTGGAATTGAACAGTTGGAGCAGTCCTATCGACAACAATTTGCTTAAGTCCCATCCAAGCCCCTTCATTGCCATTACGATCGATAGCTTTAGCATCGATAGGGTTTTGACCTTCCTTAAGATTAGATATTTGTGCTGAATAATTTCCATCTTTATCTACACGTACTTGAGCTACATCAACAATCTGATTACTTAAAACTACTGTTGAAAATGGTTCTGCCTTTCCAATTATATCAACAACATCATTAGTGGTAATTAGATCTGTATTACTTTCGCCAGTATCACTTGCAGTCTTTAATTTTAGAACACTTGGTGCATCTGGAGCCACTCGATCAATATATATATTGATATTTCCATGGCCAGATGGGTCAAAACTAGGCCAAGATTGGTCCATCACATAATGAGCTCTAACATTGTATTGACCATCAGGTTTTGATGATAAATCAAAGTTGAACAACCTACTATTGTAATTAAAGTCTGGGATAAACCCAGCAGGAGTACCAGTCTGCAAAAACTTTTTTTGCATTTTTAATGCGCCGTCAGGTTGATATCCAGGATTATCCACTCCTGAATATATCAAGACGGTAACATGAGCATGAGTATCAGTATAATAGACTGCTGACCGTAATCCTGACACATAACCAAATCTATCTGCCATACCCTTTTGCCAAGAAAAACTAATTGGATAGGTATCTACATTTAAAGAATTCAGACTATTTGTCTTTATGAAAATTAATCCATTTTCCACTGTATAAACTTGATCATTCTGTATAAATGGCCCAATAGCTTGTATATATTTTAAATAGCCATCTTCCTTAAATACAGCACTTCTTTCGGGACTATTAGGATCATTATTGGTATAATAATGATAATATTCAGTTTTTTTTGAGTTTCCTTCTGCCCAAAAGTCGGGCCATTCAATAATTTGACCAATCGAATTCTGTACAATCAGAATAGAAACCAATAATAGTAATGTTTTTCTCATAGATCTTTATTTAACATTTGTATTTTGTAAAGAGGATAATCACTACTAATATGCCCTATAACATAGTGACTATCGAACCTATAAGTATATCTCATCACCAAATTATTACACAACACAATTGTTAAAAACACCAAACAAAATCACATACTCTATATTGTTAATTAACATTACACTTCATTAGGTCATTAATAAAACAGAGAGTCTTAGTAATATAAAATACCAATTAAAATACAACGACTCTTCTTTAAATTCATTTCATCAAACAACTATATTATAATTAAATAAATAGATACTTGCATTTACATTATAAGAAAGCAACTTGAACTGCATAACACAATAGAATTAGAGTAATATAATATAAATCTAACTCTCTTTAAATTATTGAATCAGGCTAATAAAAGATATACACATCTTTATTGTTTTATTGCATTGAGAAGTTCAGTATTGGTATATGACTAAGTATTAAAATCAATAAGAATAGACCGTAGATTAATCTACAGATTACAAGGGTTGAAACTGTATTGAAATAATTACTGACATCAAGTGTTCTTGTACACAAAATTCCCTAGTTTTGATGTCATTAATCATGTATTGTGTGATTGCCTAAATGCAAACATTCATAATAAACATGTTCGAATATTTATTACTAATTACAGTACTTAAATTGCATCAATATGTGGAATGATGAAAATCTCCTAGATAAATTAAAAGAGAATCAGGCAGTTTGGATAAAAATAAACTCACTTTTTGTAGAACAAAAAATTGCACCTAAAACATTACTTCTTAGAGAAGGTGAGATTTCCAATAATTTCTTTTTCATTAAAAAGGGATGTTTAAGAGAGTCATCTAATCACGATGGAAAAGACATTACATTTCAATTCTTTTTTGAAGGAGAAGCTGTCGCGTCAATAGATAGTTTTATCGAACAAAAACCAAGCCTATTCAGTATTGAAACAATTGAGCAATCAACCATTCTTCTATTAAAAAGAGAAAACTATCTTAATATATTAAAGAACTTTCCCGATATCCAAAACACATTTCAAGACTTGTTATTTAAACGATTTAGAATCTATGGAGAACTTTTTATATCAAGAATAAAAAACACTCCACAAGAGCTGTATAAAGACTTAATTGATAATCATTCTGAAATCATAAAGCGAATACCTCAGCATTATATTGCTTCATATCTTGGAATTACTCCAATATCTCTCAGTCGAATTAGGAATCGTAAACAGTAAATTATTTTACCAATAATTAATCACATTTTTATGACCAAATTACTATCTAGAACGATAACACTTTTTATTTACTGATATCGCTTCTATTAGTTTATATTACAGTCGTTTAATGAATACAATAGGCTAAACATCATTTTTAAATCAGTTACTCGATTTGCATTGCGTAGTAATAGATGCACACGTTCGTAATCTACAATAATATTTACGAATGTAATTGTAGATTTAATTTATACAATAACTGTACGGACATTTCATTAATTAACAATTGTTATCGTCTAAACATTCCTAAACCATCATTTTTGTGTTATAATTCAATTACATAAAAATGAGAATATTATTAGTATTTAATCATCCTTATGAAGGCAGTTACTGCAATGCAATTCTGGATGCTGTAACTAGAGGACTACTATTAGGAGGTCATGAAGTTGATCTAATTCATTTAGATAAGGACAAGTTTAATCCCGTATTGACATCTCAAGATCTAAAAGCTTTTCGAGATAAACAAGCCATCGATCCTATGGTTCTGAACTATAAAACAAAATTAAAAAAAGCTGATCATGTTATTTTCATATTCCCAATCTGGTGGGAGCTTATGCCAGCAATGATGAAAGGCTTCGTTGATAAAGTTATTTTTCCAGGAGTTGCTTATGACTATACGAATAGTAACAATACAAAAATGAAACCATTATTAATGAAACTAAAGGGTATAACATTAATAACAACAATGAATACCCCTCGAATTCTGTATCATTTATTTTTGGGCAATGCAATAAAAAAAGCATTATTGAGAGGAACTTTTTGGAAGATAGGGTACAAGAATCTTAAATGGATTAGTTTTAACATGGTAAAGCAAACGTCTAACGAGAATCGTGAAAAGTGGCTCCGTAAAATTGAGAAAACGATTAACAAGAGAGTAAATGAAAAGTAACAACTCAAGGTCGATCATCAATATAGGACTAGTTATTTCAAATATTTTATCAATAATCTCAGATTTTCTTTTACAAATAGAATATCACATCGGAAACATCAAGATTGATGATGTAAACCACTATTCTTTGGGGATAAACTATGAAGGATGGATAAGTATACACAAGACATCTATTAGCATACTATCTATTCTGATGATCTTTCATATTATATCACATAGACAGTTCTATAATGTTATCATCAAAAATAGACTTCTTAAAAAAAACAGACATATTCTAATGCTTTCATTTTGTTTTGCTTTAGCTGTAATTACTGGACTTAGTCCATGGCTAATTGAAATATATTTTGGTAGAAATGAAGCATGTAAAATAATAATTGAAATTCATGACAAGATTGCGATAATCTATACAAGTTATCTGATACATCATATCTACATCAAAATGAGAAAATACAAATTAAAAATAGACAAAATGAGGATTTGATATGAATTATTATTTGGATCTTATCTAATACCAAGTGATCCAAAATATTACCTAAACAGTTTTTGTGAATGAGACAAAAACAAAAAAGCTTCAATCGATATGATTGAAGCTTGTTGCGGAGAGAGGGGGATTCGAACCCCCGGTACCCGAATAGAGTACGTCAGTTTAGCAAACTGGTGGTTTCAGCCACTCACCCACCCCTCCTAAAGATGGTTATTTTCAATAAAATATGTCGGGGTACCAGGATTCGAACCTGGGACCCCCTGCTCCCAAAGCAGGTGCGCTAACCGGACTGCGCTACACCCCGAAATTGCGGAGAGAGAGGGATTCGAACCCCCGGTACCTCGCGGTACAATGGTTTTCAAGACCACCGCATTCGACCACTCTGCCATCTCTCCTAATAATACCTCAAACAAAGTCTCCTTGCGGAGAGAGAGGGATTCGAACCCCCGGTACCTCGCGGTACAATGGTTTTCAAGACCACCGCATTCGACCACTCTGCCATCTCTCCAATGTTTATGAAGAGGTATTATCAATTCAATATTTTCAAGAACTCGCACGGGAGGAGAGGCTCGAACTCCCGACACCTGGTTTTGGAGACCAGTGCTCTACCAACTGAGCTACACCCGTATTTTGCGGAGAGAGAGGGATTCGAACCCCCGGTACCTCGCGGTACAATGGTTTTCAAGACCACCGCATTCGACCACTCTGCCATCTCTCCTGAAATGCGGTAGCAAAAGTAGGACTTTTTGTATTACCTGCAAACATATCGTAATATTTTTTTCATGGTTTTTCAATCACTGTTTGCCTAACATTTGGTTATCAAGAAGATTCATTTGAAAAAAAATATTCACTTTTTCACCTCTTAAAATCAAAATAGCAGAAATATCAATAAAAAAGTGAACATTTTGATCAAAATAATGATTACCCTTAAAAAGGAAAACATAAAAACAGATCAATAAGCCCATTGGATGGTAAAAAAAAGCTGATTTTATCATGAACAAGTGAACATTTCTGTAAGAAAACAGTTTTATTAATAGAAAAAGGGTTGAAAACGGGACGTTTCCTTTTGTTTTTTGAAAATATTTATGAAATTTAAGACGTTAATAAATTAATTAAAAGAAGATTATAACCAAAAATGCCCCATTAGAATCTATTTTTCTTTTTTTTAGAATGATTGATTCAACAAAATAGAGCAAATTGTATCTTAACCAATTTTAATATACATAACCATGAACAAAACAGAATTAATTAAAAAGGTTTCTGAAGAAACAGGATTGACAATTAAGGACACAAAGAAAACAGTGGAAGCTTTTCTTAATGCAACCATGGAAACGTTGAAGGAAGAGGACAGACTAATTATTGCTGGATTCGGTTCGTTCTACACTATCGACAGAGAAGCTCGTGAAGTAAGAAACCCTGCAACTGGAAAACCAGTTAAGGTTGAAGCTAAAAGAATTGTTCGTTTCAAAGCTGGACAAGACTTCGGAAACAAGATTAACTAAAAAGATATTTCTTATAGGAATAGAAAGGGAGCACGTGTTGCTCCCTTTTTTATTTTTATCTTTGTGGGTGAATAAAATGAACTTTCAACTTGTACGAATAAAATTCAAAGTAAAGTATTCTTATGAAAGAGATCATCAAACACCTAGAATCGTTTGCAACAGAAGAACGTACCCAGCTATTTGATCGTGTTATCGAAAATAGAACTAAATATCTTACAGTGGTATTAGAAGACATCTTTCAGGCACAAAATGCAAGTGCTGTACTTCGTTCATGCGACTGTTTTGGCATTCAAGATGTACATATCATTGAAAATCAAAATGAATTCTGCATTCATAAAGAGATTGTCATGGGATCGACGAAATGGCTTGATCTTCATAAGTACAATAAACAAGAGAACAACACAAGAGAAGCGATAAGAAGCTTGAAAGCGCAAGGATATCGCATTGTTGCAACTACTCCTCATGAAAAAGATGTATTTTTACATGACTTTGATCTTCATGAAGGGAAAGCCGCTTTGGTTTTTGGAACAGAACTAACAGGAATCTCGGATATTGTAAAAGAGGAGGCGGATGCTTTCATTAAAGTTCCTATGTACGGTTTTACAGAAAGTTTCAATATATCTGTTTGTGCATCGTTGGTTATGCAAGACCTTACAACTCGAATACGTAGAGAAAACGTTGCTTGGCAACTATCGGAAGAGGAGAAAGAAGAGATAAAGTATGAATGGTTAAAACGGTCGATTCGTTCGGCTGATCTGATTATCTCTATGTGGGAAGAAAAAAATAAATTAATATGTAACACCTAATTAAAAGACTACAATCATGCATTGTTTAATCATAGATGACGATCCATTAGTGAGACAAGGACTCACTCGAATGCTTAATAAGGACAATAGAATCTCCAAAATATTTATTGCAGAGGATGGAATTGAGGGCACAAACTTATGGAACGAGCATAAGCAGGTTATCGATTTTCTAATTCTTGATATTGAATTACCTGAGATGACAGGTATTGAGTTTCTTGAATCCATGGAACAAGTACCCCCAGTAATTCTTATTTCATCGAAAGAGAACTATGGGCCAGAAGCATTCGATCATGATTGTGTTGATTATATTTTAAAACCGATAGCCTATCAACGTCTTTCAAAAGCATTAGGACGAGTAGAAAAAGCATTAGCAAAACGATCTAATACAGGTACTATTAAATCAAATAAGATTATGATTAAATCTAACAACACTCATATTCAGTTAGATTTAGATGATATACTTTTTGTTGAATCAGAAGAGAACTATGTTAAGTTTTATACAAACCATACAAATTACATGGTTCATGCAACATTAAAATCTGTACATGAAGAATTACCAAGTGACCGATTCTACAAGATACAGCGTTCTATTGTTGCCAATATTTACAACATTCAACGGATCAGAGGAAATATCATTGAGTTTCAATCAGAGAAGGAGACTTACCAGAAGACTACAACAAAAAAAGAAGAGCTATTAGGCATACTACCTGTGCTAAATAAAAAATAAGCATTATAATGAATAACAACGATTCGTTTCAATACTATATAGAGAAATTTGGGGACACCAAAATTTTAAGATATAAGCTGGAGAACTTCAGTGATCTTAGTTTAAAGCAAAAAGAGTATATCTACTATCTTTCTGAAGCAGCGCTGTGTGGTAGAGATATCTTATGGGATCAGAATGGTAGTGAGAACCTACTGTTACGTCGAACAATGGAATCTATCTTAACACAGAAAGATAGGTTAGATGTCTCAGAAGATCTTTGGGATCGATTCACCACATTCCTAAAGAGGGTATGGTTTGCCAATGGTATCCACCACCACTATTCTATGGATAAATTTGCAGTCCCTTTTGACAAGTCTGAATGGGAGCAACTAGGAAGTGCTGTATTATCTCATCTCACGATTGAAGAGACCGAAAAGTTGGACAAACTGCTTTTTGATAAGAATTACAAAGCCAAAAGAGTATCTCTTGATACTACCACCGATTTGTTAAGCTCTTCAGCAAACAACTATTATCAAGGCGTGACACAAGTCGAAGCGGATAAGTTCTATGAAGATGTAGCTGCAAACGAATTGGAACCGCAACCGTCGAGGGGGTTAAATACCCAACTTATCAAAGATGACAGAGGTAATATTAAAGAGAGGCTTTGGCACCAAGACGGAATGTATGGTACTGCAATTGCCCAAATAACCTATTGGTTGGAGAAAGCTATGACTGTTTGCGAAAACAGCCAACAGGAAGAGTGCTTAGCACTTCTTATCGCCTATTATAAGAGTGGCGATCTACAAACATTTGATCAGTTCAACATCAAATGGGTCAAAGAGCTATCAGGAGAAGTTGACTTTATCAATGGATTCATCGAAGTATACGGAGATGCATTAGGAATGAAGGCAAGTTGGGAATCTGTTGTTCAATATACGGATCATGAAGCATCTAAAAGAACAAAGATAATTAGCGATAATGCACAATGGTTTGAGGACCATTCACCAACAGATCCAGCGCATAAGAAGGAAGAGGTAAAAGGTGTGTCCGCAAAGGTTATTCATGTAGCAATGCTTGGTGGAGATTGTTATCCTGCCACACCTATAGGCATCAACCTTCCGAATGCTGAATGGATTAGAGAGGCCTATGGTTCAAAATCTGTAACTATTGAGAATATCACAGCAGCCTATGACAAAGCATCTAAAGGCTCTGGTTTCTTAACAGAATTTGCATACCATGAATCTGAGATAGCTAATGCAGAGAAGTACGGCTATCTTGGAAGTAATCTTCATACCGACCTTCATGAATGTCTTGGTCACGGTTCAGGTAAAATGTTAGAAGGTGTACCTGTAGATGCTCTAAAAAACTATCACTCGACGCTAGAGGAGGCACGTGCGGACCTTTTTGCGCTTTACTATATAATGGATCCAAAACTTATAGAAGTGGGCTTAATTCCATCTCTAGAGGTCGGCAAAACAGAATATGACAATTACATTAGAAACGGACTACTAACACAACTTGTTCGTGTCGAGCTTGGCAAAGACTTAGAGGAGTCACACATGCGAAATAGACAGCTTATCGCGCAGTGGGCGTACGAATATGGCAAAGAAAACCATGTCATAGAAAAAGTTGTTAAAGAGGGCAAAAGCTTCTTTACCATACGTGACTATGAGAAGTTAAGAGAGTTATTTGGACTTCTGTTAAAAGAGGTACAAAGGATTAAGTCTGAAGGCGATTATAACGCAGGTAAAGCACTTGTAGAGCAATACGCTGTAAAGATAGATAAGGAACTTCACAAAGAGGTCCTTGATCGTTACCAGAAGCTAGAGATTCCTCCGTACGCTGGTTTTCTTAACCCTCAACTTAAACCAAGATATGAAAATGATCAAATCATTGATATCGATATCGATTATGATGAAGACTACACATCACAAATGGTAAGGTATAGCAGTGAATATTCATTTTTAGCATAGAATATATTGGTGTATTGACCAGACTATACTGGTCGATACACTACCCTCTCCCATAACACCAAGCTCTAACATCAATAATCCTTCTATCCCTTATATTTTTAGACGCATGAACCAAACATAAGAGATCATAATCGCGTTAATGTAAATATGACGACCAAATCGAAATTATTATCAAAGACCAAAGGACTTTCTCTATTCTCATGGATGAAAGAGACTTTTTGGCTATATCCAGATAGACTTCTTGCCATTAAAGTGACCTTAGCAATGATGTTTATCGTCTTACCATTCCTTCTTCTAGGCTACTCTTTTATTGGAGTCACCTTAAGCTTAGGAGTTATTGCTGCGGCACTATCTGAAACAGATGATCATCCTAAAGGGCGTATTGTTTCTTTAGGGTTTACATTGATCTGCTTTTTTGTCGCGAGTGCATCTGTAGAATTACTAAGACCTTACCCCATACTATTTGCCCTTGGAATGGTCTCTTCCACCATTATCTTTATTATCGTTGGAGGAATTGATGAAAAGTTTAGAGGTATTACTTTTGGAGCTATCTTGATAGGCATCTATGCTATGTTGGGCTCTAGTCTAAGTAGCACTTGGTACGAGCAACCGATCTTTCTTTGTGTTGGAGCTCTTACCTATGGTCTATTCTCATGGATTCTTTTATTATGGCATCCCTATCGTCTTCTAGAAGAGCAGCTATCACGAGGGTACACAGCTTTAGCAAAATATATGGAGTTAAAGTCAACTCTTTTCACTGATGACCGAGTAAATATAGAAAAGAGAGTCAATAAACTCGCACAGCAGAACATCTTGGTTGTTATCGCCCTAGAGCGTTGTAGAAATGTATTACAGAGTTATACCAACTCCGGTGCAAACAAAGAGAATATGAAGCCCTACTTACATCGTTTTGTACTGCTTCAATCCTTGCACGAAAGAGCGGCAGCAAGCCACGAGCAATATACGCTACTCTTAGATGACATCAATAACGGACCAATACTACAAGGAATTGGTCAGGTATTACATCAGCTATCTAAGTC
It encodes:
- a CDS encoding HU family DNA-binding protein, producing the protein MNKTELIKKVSEETGLTIKDTKKTVEAFLNATMETLKEEDRLIIAGFGSFYTIDREAREVRNPATGKPVKVEAKRIVRFKAGQDFGNKIN
- a CDS encoding RNA methyltransferase translates to MKEIIKHLESFATEERTQLFDRVIENRTKYLTVVLEDIFQAQNASAVLRSCDCFGIQDVHIIENQNEFCIHKEIVMGSTKWLDLHKYNKQENNTREAIRSLKAQGYRIVATTPHEKDVFLHDFDLHEGKAALVFGTELTGISDIVKEEADAFIKVPMYGFTESFNISVCASLVMQDLTTRIRRENVAWQLSEEEKEEIKYEWLKRSIRSADLIISMWEEKNKLICNT
- a CDS encoding dipeptidyl peptidase 3 — its product is MNNNDSFQYYIEKFGDTKILRYKLENFSDLSLKQKEYIYYLSEAALCGRDILWDQNGSENLLLRRTMESILTQKDRLDVSEDLWDRFTTFLKRVWFANGIHHHYSMDKFAVPFDKSEWEQLGSAVLSHLTIEETEKLDKLLFDKNYKAKRVSLDTTTDLLSSSANNYYQGVTQVEADKFYEDVAANELEPQPSRGLNTQLIKDDRGNIKERLWHQDGMYGTAIAQITYWLEKAMTVCENSQQEECLALLIAYYKSGDLQTFDQFNIKWVKELSGEVDFINGFIEVYGDALGMKASWESVVQYTDHEASKRTKIISDNAQWFEDHSPTDPAHKKEEVKGVSAKVIHVAMLGGDCYPATPIGINLPNAEWIREAYGSKSVTIENITAAYDKASKGSGFLTEFAYHESEIANAEKYGYLGSNLHTDLHECLGHGSGKMLEGVPVDALKNYHSTLEEARADLFALYYIMDPKLIEVGLIPSLEVGKTEYDNYIRNGLLTQLVRVELGKDLEESHMRNRQLIAQWAYEYGKENHVIEKVVKEGKSFFTIRDYEKLRELFGLLLKEVQRIKSEGDYNAGKALVEQYAVKIDKELHKEVLDRYQKLEIPPYAGFLNPQLKPRYENDQIIDIDIDYDEDYTSQMVRYSSEYSFLA
- a CDS encoding Crp/Fnr family transcriptional regulator; the encoded protein is MWNDENLLDKLKENQAVWIKINSLFVEQKIAPKTLLLREGEISNNFFFIKKGCLRESSNHDGKDITFQFFFEGEAVASIDSFIEQKPSLFSIETIEQSTILLLKRENYLNILKNFPDIQNTFQDLLFKRFRIYGELFISRIKNTPQELYKDLIDNHSEIIKRIPQHYIASYLGITPISLSRIRNRKQ
- a CDS encoding NAD(P)H-dependent oxidoreductase, translating into MRILLVFNHPYEGSYCNAILDAVTRGLLLGGHEVDLIHLDKDKFNPVLTSQDLKAFRDKQAIDPMVLNYKTKLKKADHVIFIFPIWWELMPAMMKGFVDKVIFPGVAYDYTNSNNTKMKPLLMKLKGITLITTMNTPRILYHLFLGNAIKKALLRGTFWKIGYKNLKWISFNMVKQTSNENREKWLRKIEKTINKRVNEK
- a CDS encoding LytTR family DNA-binding domain-containing protein; translation: MHCLIIDDDPLVRQGLTRMLNKDNRISKIFIAEDGIEGTNLWNEHKQVIDFLILDIELPEMTGIEFLESMEQVPPVILISSKENYGPEAFDHDCVDYILKPIAYQRLSKALGRVEKALAKRSNTGTIKSNKIMIKSNNTHIQLDLDDILFVESEENYVKFYTNHTNYMVHATLKSVHEELPSDRFYKIQRSIVANIYNIQRIRGNIIEFQSEKETYQKTTTKKEELLGILPVLNKK